From Toxorhynchites rutilus septentrionalis strain SRP chromosome 2, ASM2978413v1, whole genome shotgun sequence, a single genomic window includes:
- the LOC129766379 gene encoding uncharacterized protein LOC129766379, translating into MEHYHRKHFHAGQQFLIASIRERYWPTNVRSLARKVVFECTSCFRNKPTVHQQLMADLPADRVSPAAAFIKTGVDFCGPFFIRYPGRRSTSMKCYVSIFVCLTTKAVHMEVVADLTTQAFLGALKRFVSIRGKPSVITCDNATNFVGANRELELLRLQLCNQQFQHTVTRDCETEGIQFKFIPPRSPNFGGLWEAAVKSFKTQFRKTIGSRVLTYDEIHTVVQQLAAILNSRPLTPLSNDPNDYEALTPGHFIAGRPLVSIPSPDLQEIPENRLFLWQKSQSYVQQIWRKWKTHYLSDLHNRTKWTQKRDNLIVGTMVLVKDDNLPPQNGSSPPFS; encoded by the coding sequence ATGGAACATTACCATCGTAAGCATTTCCACGCTGGCCAGCAATTCTTGATCGCCTCGATTCGGGAGCGTTATTGGCCGACGAATGTTCGCAGTCTCGCTCGCAAAGTCGTTTTCGAGTGCACATCATGTTTCCGTAACAAACCTACGGTTCACCAGCAACTGATGGCAGATCTCCCAGCAGATCGTGTAAGCCCCGCAGCAGCATTTATCAAGACAGGGGTAGATTTTTGTGGTCCCTTCTTTATACGCTATCCTGGTCGTCGTAGCACATCAATGAAATGCTACGTGTCAATCTTCGTCTGCCTGACGACGAAAGCAGTGCACATGGAGGTGGTTGCTGACCTCACAACCCAGGCATTCCTCGGAGCCCTTAAGCGGTTCGTTTCTATACGTGGAAAACCGTCAGTCATCACCTGCGACAACGCCACCAATTTTGTTGGAGCCAATCGAGAGCTGGAACTACTTCGACTGCAGTTGTGCAATCAACAATTTCAACATACTGTTACTCGCGACTGTGAAACTGAAGGGATCCAGTTTAAATTTATCCCACCAAGATCTCCAAACTTCGGCGGACTGTGGGAGGCCGCCGTAAAATCGTTCAAAACGCAGTTTCGTAAAACGATTGGATCCAGAGTTTTAACATATGACGAGATACACACCGTGGTACAGCAGTTAGCAGCAATTTTGAACTCTCGTCCTTTAACGCCACTCAGCAACGACCCCAACGACTATGAGGCCTTAACACCAGGGCATTTCATAGCGGGAAGACCTCTTGTGTCAATTCCCTCACCAGATTTGCAGGAAATTCCTGAGAATCGCTTATTCTTGTGGCAGAAGTCGCAAAGTTATGTACAACAGATTTGGCGGAAATGGAAAACACACTACCTTTCCGATTTGCATAACCGGACAAAATGGACCCAGAAGCGCGACAATCTCATCGTTGGCACCATGGTTCTGGTTAAGGACGATAATCTTCCTCCTCAGAATGGAAGTTCTCCGCCGTTCAGTTAA
- the LOC129766380 gene encoding uncharacterized protein LOC129766380, with product MCEEIYDCTTVRDVDGKFIVTLPKKEHIIRQLGDSHDIALRRFHDLEKRFAADNNLKTQYTEFIEEYLAMGHMIEAPEEDSRQPLYHLPHHAIIKPDSTTTKLRVVFDASCRTSTGVSLNDGLMVGPVVQEDLLSIVLRFRFRRFAIIADIAKMYRMVKLNSADQPLQRILWRKSANEPVTTFQLTTVTYGTASAPYLATKCIQRLANDAKHTHPLAAEVARKDFYVDDLLSGTDSIETGNQLVCQLIDMFNSAGFSLRKWSSNNLELIDDVPSELRDNP from the coding sequence ATGTGCGAGGAGATTTACGATTGCACAACCGTTCGTGATGTTGATGGAAAATTCATCGTTACTCTTCCCAAGAAAGAGCACATAATAAGGCAGTTGGGAGATTCACATGATATCGCATTGAGGAGGTTCCATGATCTCGAAAAGCGTTTTGCAGCAGACAATAATTTGAAGACTCAATATACCGAATTCATCGAAGAATACTTGGCAATGGGACATATGATAGAAGCGCCTGAAGAAGATTCCAGACAGCCTTTGTACCATTTACCGCATCATGCTATCATAAAACCCGACAGCACCACGACCAAGCTACGGGTCGTATTCGACGCTTCCTGTCGCACTTCAACAGGAGTCTCGCTAAACGACGGACTCATGGTTGGACCAGTTGTGCAGGAGGATTTACTCTCCATCGTATTACGATTTCGATTCCGAAGGTTCGCTATCATAGCCGATATTGCGAAAATGTATCGCATGGTGAAGTTGAATTCAGCAGATCAGCCACTCCAGCGCATTCTCTGGAGAAAATCTGCCAACGAACCGGTAACCACCTTCCAGCTGACGACAGTCACATATGGCACAGCCTCCGCACCATACCTGGCGACGAAGTGCATTCAACGGTTGGCGAATGATGCAAAACACACACATCCTTTAGCAGCAGAGGTGGCtcggaaggatttttatgtagaTGATCTTCTGAGTGGTACAGACAGCATCGAAACTGGAAATCAACTTGTCTGCCAACTCATCGATATGTTCAACTCTGCCGGATTCAGTTTGAGAAAGTGGAGCTCTAACAATTTGGAGCTTATCGATGATGTTCCTTCAGAACTTCGCGATAATCCCTAA